acaacttttgttaaaaaaaaaagcaacaaaaaaaaacaaccaaaaactgttaatttcagtctaataacaattagcagttgttggtttttgttttttttttacactaaaacatgttagtgcagatcagatttatcaagaacaggaatgttacagtaatggtctgaatgtcagtgtgtgggatgatgggtaagtgtccactgtgtcagctgatctggaactaaaacaaccaaatccatgaatatacaagagaacagctttgaacagctgtccactgtggtgaccactatgcgtgaaagggttaaggtgtcaCATGATCTGGAATTCACACATTTCAGGTTCACTCAGGTTTCACAGGTGAGGTGAGGACGTTTCATTTGAATCACAGCTTTCACTGTCCTTCTGTTTCCTCCTCAGGTGTATTTCTGGGCTCCATCGCTGGAATGCTGCTCAGGCACATATCCCCCCTCCCTCCCGATGTTATTATGATCATCGCCTTCCCGGGGGAGATCCTAATGAGGATGCTGAAGATGCTTATTCTGCCTCTTGTTGTTTCCAGTCTGGTCACAGGTGGGTGAGGTGCAGGAGCTGCTTCACATGTTCTGCTCCGTTCACTGTCAACTGGCCTGAAATGAGGTTGCACGGTGTTATCGTACCTGTTGCTGCCTGGGAGATGTGGTGCAACAGGAGGAAGGAGTgagtgggagggagggagggagggagggagggtgctGTGAGGGCAAACTGACAAACATCCAGCATGTGTTCGAATATAGACTGGAGGCATACGTTGTCTGCTGTTTGCTGGAGTTTGGACAGGTACACATATGTCACATTTTCCACTGAAAACATCCAAACACAAGTCTGCAACAATACAAGACTGATGTAtgcataatataaaaaaaaaaaagaaaaaagactgatGTATGCTACATTCCTGACAGaacagttcagtgtttttcaaccttggggtcgggaccccacatggggtcgcctggaattctaatggggtcacctgaaatttgtagtaattgataaaaataaaaaacttacaaataaaaaatatatggtgagttgagagatacAATCATaaaactggtcaacaacaaatgtattgtttcagtttttttgagctgatttaggatcattttggtgctgaatccaaaaatcacattcattttgctcaatcaggtcaactttctgaactatgctacatattggcttttgaacatttttgcttacatttatgggcattttcacatcatatgatacaaaattctttcatatttcttgcaataaacgagttctgaagattttacttttgccaatttatgattaatggtttttttaatattacaggtgaatgaaatggctttgactagaagatcttgcaaaaataagcctgacgtattctgctacatctgcgctgaatacaccattgtacctaacaggaatcaagtgatcaaatgttttttttttctcttaaaacctattttgggtgagaactatataaaaaatcaactgataaagtcacaaaaatgtaatcaattttttgagaagatcaaatttttcaaaatcaaatttgcaaaaaaaaacctgacctgatggagaaaaacagatgtcatttttggatttagcggtgcaaaatggtccgaattcagttgaaaaaaccaagacaacttgcaaaaacatttttttgtaacccagtgtaatccataacagacatgacaaactgtggttgtgaaactgcagcactgtggttctgtttgtgtcacatgttcactgtggtcagtttcagatgctgcagctctttcataattcatagtttcagttcttgtttgttcagtattaattgtcctccttgtaaatcccagctggactgactggacagatcctgaccagtTATACCTTTAAGACAAATCCTCTTGCTAATTGTACTTATTAATGTTAAACCcttagcccagtgtttttcaaccttggggtcgggaccccacatggggtcgcctgaaatttcaagtaactgataaaaatacaaaacaaaaaacaaaaacgtactcataaaatatatgttgagttgacagagacaatcataatccataacagacatgacaaactctgaagctaaagctgaagctctgtggttctgtttatctgtcaaatgttcattgtggccggtaTATATTTATTGATTCAAAATTCCTTAATTGTTCAGTAATTCATTGCAGCCTTGTaagtccaagctggactgactggacagatcctgaccaaagaaaatctaattctcccttttcgcagtaatctacacctggatttactgcctctgtccacaataatatacattatacagactaaatgtcctctgaaattaacatttatttgcaacataaaatagcaaactattacatgatcaaaaacaaattagttttagctaaaaaaaaatgtctccatttggaatgtctggggtcgccagaaatttgtgacgttaaaatggggtcatgagccaaaaaggttggaaaccactggaatagtttatttatttctttagtaATTACTGCTTCCAAATGTTTTTCAAATGCTGAAAATGTCCATGAAAGATAAGTCATGTGACAGAGCTTTGAtaggaagataagataagataagataagataagataagatattcctttattaatcccacaatggggaaattcacagtgttatcagcagcaaacatacacacaaaatgatgaaaactaaaattgtaaaaacatttacgttaactgaaataaataaaaactataattaaaagaaaaaaatgataactgaaactgtattgtgtgtttacaaaactaactaaaacggatcaaaattatggataaaattcccttcgtttttgtcttagtcaatgtcggattgatacgaaataaATTTATTTCTCttgagcaattttctctgctgttaccatatgatatttaagggtccgtcacttgtgttcacttgtggtttccagtcgtcttctggtccccactctacctggaaacatggagactaaagcagcagagtcctgtctgggattgatttgaatacgacgacagagaagaagagaaaagatataaaaaataaaaaaaaaacttaaaactaaactaaaactaagtttttagaaaaaaattaaaactaataaaaactatcaaatctgctctaaaaaataattaaagtgaactgaattagaaaaaaaaagtcgaaactaaataaaactaaactgaaaaatcaataaactataaactatagtgaaaaatccaaaactattcaaaCCTTGGTACCTGTTCTGTCGCAGATGAAACATATTTCTTGTAGGTACTACAGGTAATATATTTAACAAAAGTACATATGTTAATAGTGCATATCCAGATGTATGTAGGTgacaatatatgttttatttgtatttatatcttTATGCAATATAAGTTATAACATCACTAGGACTGTGTATGATACTTATGTTTCTATGCAGTCACCGCATTTCAAAAACAGTAtgatttggtgatttttttttaaatgaaaagatGTAAACACATGCTCTGTAGGTCATGAGAAAACTACAGACTAGGTGTCACTTCctagtgctctataaataaagttgaagttgaagtAGTAATGAATGAATACTTACTTTTTACCTCATaagattaaattaaatgaaattacaataaaataaaactaaaataagataaaattaaattaaataaattaaactaaaataatataaaataaaaataaaataaaataaaataaaaaatcaataaaaataaaataaaattacaattaaataaataaaataaatacaaataaaataaaataaaataaaataaatacaaattaaataaaataaaataaaaatgcagttGTGGCAAAGAGGTGCTCTTATTTTAGCCTGCAGCTGGAAATCTCTGCACTTTACactttgtattttatctgaaaaattctgaaaaaacgTTCTGATTGTGATTTTAACCATAAGGTCCAGGAAAGAATGAtccatacaaatatacaaatacatctgacaaaataaaataaaaccagcaAAGAATGATCTGATTTTATCAAAGGTCTTTTGCCTCAAAATATCAGactatgattgattgattggtctGTTGGCTGGTCATTTTCCATCCCGTGTCATCGTGACCGTCTGATTCAGACGTTAGACTGGATGTAACTGTCGTTTCTGCGCCTCAGTCACATTGTACTGGTCAGGGAACGCCATGGAACTGGTGGTGTCACAGAATTATCCAGTGTGAATCAGAGGCTGCAGTGTGTTCTGACTGGAAGAGATCAGAACACCCTGGAGAGTCTGAATTATACAAATAAACTGTTTTAATCAGCCAAGAgcgcagaatagaatagaatagaatagaatagaatagaatagaatagaatagaatagaatagaatagaatcattgtgtgtacaatgaaattaggagtgctactccagtcagtgcataaTAATAAGACAAtatttcagaaaataagaatagagtggaTATTCAATTACAAATgtgaaaagataagaaaatagaatatgatATTTTACAAAgagcaaaatagaatagaactaaaagcAGAATAGACATATAATATgaacagacacaatattaacagtatttatattaacagtatatatattttatgaacaatattaacagtatttatatttcatgaacaatattaacagtatttatatttttgaacaatattaacagtatttatattaacagtatatatatttcATGAACActattaacagtatatatatattttacgaacaatattaacagtatttatattaacagtatatatatttcatgaacaatattaacagtatttatatttcatgaacaatattaacagtatttatatttttgaacaatattaacagtatttatattaacagtatatatatatttcatgaacaatattaacagtatatatattttatgaacaatatgaacagtatttatattaacagtatatatatttcatgaacaatattaacagtatttatatttttgaacaatattaacagtatttatattaacagtatatatatttcatgaacaatattaacagtatatatatattttatgaaaCACTATGACCAGTAttatattaacagtatatatatttcatgaacaatattaacagtctgGTATGAATTTTAACATAGAAATccaactgtatgtatgtataattccattttgttCAGTGGCATGAATACAACTGACTGCTACTGCTAACACTGGGTTCCTCCACTAAGGCCTTCGCTTTAATAATTCCATTtctctcatttgtccatgtgatCAGGCGGCTGGTGGTTAGATGCTAAATCCAGCGGGCGTCTGGGCACCAGAGCCATGGTGTACTACATGCGACCACGGTGATCGCAGCCGTCCTGGGGGTGGTCCTGGTGCTGCTCATCCATCCCGGAAACCCCAAACTGAGGGCCGGTCTGGGACAGGGGAAGAAAAACGATGACGTGTCCAGCGTGGACGCTTTCTTCGATCTCATCCGAAATCTGTTTCCAGAAAACTTGGTGCAGGCGTGTTTCCAGCAGGTAGGAGTCTGACAGAAGCCTTTCCAAACCCACCACAGGCTCTGATTCATGTGACGGCGCTTCCATCTTTTGGTTTGGCTCTTTTTTTGCAGATCCAGACGGTAACCACTAAAGTACCGGTGCCCACTAACAGAACCAAAGCACCTCCACAGTTCACAGTCAAGAGGTCACTTCAGTTCAAAAGTGGGATGAATGTCCTGGGTAGGTGAAATCTGAGAAAACACGCCCACtgcacaaaccaaaccaaaagacaaaaaagaggTTTGAGTACAGCTGCAGTTACataaacagaaacagaagcaACAGCACTACATAATAGAAAGTACTGGGAACACTTTATGATCAgtcacactatgaagcattagttaagcattaattaaccctttcatgcatggaattatgagaaccttaatcatgatttccccccccctctgtttttattcctctttaggcatgaaaaaaaaaaatgcaactgacagctttttatgaacctatttttcatggagctgcaaaaatgttcactcaaatggatacgatgtgtttaatttttgaagcaaagaaacatgtatttactgatacagagaaaactatgaaatataaacacttttaatgctgctaatcggatgttttctcttATTTAAACAACTCTAATATagtattactcacttcatggagataatatacaaaaacattttgttaagaaaaaatgataattacagcctgataacaattgatttacactcaaacatgttactgtagatcaggtttatcaagaacagcaaagttacatgtgcatcagtgtccacgtgttggctgatatggaacctaaaacaacaaaacccatgatatataagagaacagctggagaagaactgtccaccgtagtgaccactgtgcatgaaagggttaatactgaattcatcatttataaagcatatttctgacatgaatactcattaatatatggtttatgagCACAGTTATaagtgttttactcatcattcctAATCGtaatcattcagtcatgcagtttgtttgataatcccatgtgctgtgtctttcctttgttacaATAAACAGAAACTTTTGTGAGTTTTTAGGCGTTGCcaccctttaaatctcatttgtaaatgttttaaatgtcacagatagtgcacactttagatgagctcacaccatagactgaattaatgagtagttagtgctttagaactacctgaaagaatgaattcctgtattaagaactgtttataggacatctactggaaaataaatgtgtgagttagtgtaaaatacacactaacatattcactcaccattagtacatgtgtgaatagtgtatgtgtgagcagaaatgcacatcatgactggtttgtaagtgatgtaATACTACAttttaaatccataatttataaagtatgaaaatacaatcattaagcacattgtagattattaatgatgagtaaaaccattataattgTGCTTATacaccatatattaatgagtattcatgtcagaaatatgcttaataaatgatgaattcagtatttattaatgcttatctaaatgttcttattaatgatgagtaaaacatttataactgtgcttataaaccatatattaatgagcattcatgtcagaaatatgctttataaatgatgaattcagtatttattagtGCTTAaataatgcttcatagtgtggacttattataaagtgttaccaaatctTCAATGTTGGCAAGGAGAATGCagagcttcaaaaaaaaaaaaaaagctaaaacataCACATTGGCACAAGAAAATAATGCATGTCATGTATTAAAAAGGTTTAATCATCATAGATCCCACTTGTTTTTCACCAGATTTCATTGAAATCAATTGAACGTAGGGTCTGAAACATAATGGCCTTGGCTGACTAATGTTTTTCTCTGGCTTTTCcatattttctgaaacttatcTGTTCCCACCATGAAATAACTGCCTCCACTGTTTCAAATGAGTGATTAAAGCCCATTTTCTCCATGACAGATTGCTGTTGTATTGGCAGTTTAGTATTCCTGGTGGCTTGAAACCCACTGTACTCTGTGTTTTTACAGGTCTGATTGGATTCTTTGTTGCTTTCGGAGTCATCATGGGCAAAATGGGAGAGAAGGCCAAGCTGATGTTGGAGTTTTTCAATGTTCTGAATGAGATTGTTATGAGGCTTGTTAGTGCAATTATGTGGTAAGTACGGTCCAGTCCATGCACCGCTTCAAATTCAGCCCAAGTGCCAAAGTAGACCAGGTGTTGTTATTCTGCCGAAAAGAAAAGCTCCAGCTCAGCTGCATTGTAGGAAATACTTTTATCCAAATGATCACAAACATGTTCACATCAGACATTCCTgcacatgtaataataataatatgataataataataataataataataaaataataataataatacacatcaCAGACATTCCTGTacatgtaataaaataataataataataataataataataaaaataataataataatacacatcaCAGACATTCCTgtacatgtaataataataataataataataataataataataataataataataataataataatacacatcaCAGACATTCCTGtgcatgtaataataataataatataataataatataataataataataataataataataatacacacacagacattcctgtacatgtaataataataataataataataataataataataataatacacatcaCAGACATTCCTGcgcatgtaataataataataataataataataataataataataataataacttcaaTTCAAACCATGAAAAGTAGGTTTTAAAAGCTGATTTCAAATATAATAGTTTTCAGTTGTGATCTCCTCTGACAGGTCGTTAGAACGTCTACGCCTGTGCTCTTTAAATGATGTCAGTGAGCAGGAAATTACAGTAATTGAACTGACTGGTCATGGAGCCATCCCAAAAACGTTTCTGAGACGATGAAGGCAGGATTGTACCATTGATCTGACACGTCTGAGCTGAGGATTTAATCAAAgagaccttgaactttggcctacttggtccaaaatggactgggttggtcccagggcctaggcctatctgtggggaagatttgggaaagatgggtggaagagttttacactaaagctgataacaaacaaacaaacaaacaaacacacaaacaaacacacaaacaaacacacaaagcaaagtgatcacaataccttctggtagAGATAATaaagttatgttatgttatgttatgttatgttatgttatgttatgttatgttatgttatgttatgttatgttatgttatgttatgttatgtcatgGTAGCACATGTTGTATTTCCATGTGTTTATCTCCAGGTACTCTCCACTTGGTATTGCCTGCCTCATCTGTGGAAAAATCATCTCCATTGCTGACCTGGAGGTGGTTGCACGGCAACTGGGCATGTACATGATCACTGTGATCGTGGGCCTCATTATCCACGGAGGCATCTTTCTCCCGCTGATATACTTTGTAATAGTCAAACAAAACCCGTTCACGTTCTTCATGGGCATATTCCAGGCTTGGGTCACTGCACTCGGAACCGCATCAAGGTAGGACATGTTTCACCTTTTCCTCTCTGGTGTGTCACATGTTTCAGTGAAAGCGGATTC
This sequence is a window from Sphaeramia orbicularis chromosome 3, fSphaOr1.1, whole genome shotgun sequence. Protein-coding genes within it:
- the LOC115417161 gene encoding LOW QUALITY PROTEIN: excitatory amino acid transporter 2 (The sequence of the model RefSeq protein was modified relative to this genomic sequence to represent the inferred CDS: inserted 1 base in 1 codon), encoding MQKQVEVRMDESHLEPIVDSSESACGSLCDKIMKNMVLTLTILGVFLGSIAGMLLRHISPLPPDVIMIIAFPGEILMRMLKMLILPLVVSSLVTGGWWLDAKSSGRLGTRAMVYYMXTTVIAAVLGVVLVLLIHPGNPKLRAGLGQGKKNDDVSSVDAFFDLIRNLFPENLVQACFQQIQTVTTKVPVPTNRTKAPPQFTVKRSLQFKSGMNVLGLIGFFVAFGVIMGKMGEKAKLMLEFFNVLNEIVMRLVSAIMWYSPLGIACLICGKIISIADLEVVARQLGMYMITVIVGLIIHGGIFLPLIYFVIVKQNPFTFFMGIFQAWVTALGTASSAGTLPVTFRCLEENLGIDKRVTRFVLPVGATINMDGTALYEAVAAIFIAQMNGIELDWGQIVTVSMTATLASVGAASIPSAGLVTMLLILTAVGLPTQDISLLVAVDWLLDRFRTSVNVVGDSYGAGIVYHLTKDELDSFDAQQSRMDEYEMGKTQSYFENNSNQNVYAHHHHNSILIDDCKVTMGKNGKTADFSLVEEGPWKCE